Proteins encoded in a region of the Neoarius graeffei isolate fNeoGra1 chromosome 3, fNeoGra1.pri, whole genome shotgun sequence genome:
- the si:ch211-22i13.2 gene encoding pinin, with translation MSAEVYCKERSGSSTDTKERRRSRSTGRGEKKQKRSRSRSSSVSSSSSSSSSSSSSSRSSSSSDSSRSSSSSSSDSYRKKRKVSKKRKKEKPSRKKQKKDKARKRKKDKKHKGEDAASGPVQISKYLKEKKRSGKYSMISGKKIKMKVKKSKKDKQRDKNRAELLEFLNSTC, from the exons TCTGCAGAAGTGTATTGCAAGGAGAGAAGCGGGTCAAGCACAGACACAAAGGAGAGGAGACGATCGAGAAGCACAG GAAGAGGTGAAAAGAAGCAAAAACGCAGCCGAAGCAGATCCTCATCGGTCAGttcatcttcctcctcatctTCATCATCGTCGTCATCATCTCGCTCCTCTTCCAGTAGTGACTCGTCACGCAGCAGCAGCTCCAGTAGCAGTG ATTCTTAccgaaagaaaagaaaagtttcaaagaaaaggaaaaaggaaAAGCCTAGCAGAAAG aagcAGAAAAAAGACAAAGCACGCAAGCGAAAGAAGGACAAGAAACATAAAGGAGAGGACGCTGCCTCTGGTCCTGTTCAGATTTCAAAG TACCTGAAGGAGAAGAAGCGGAGTGGCAAGTACAGTATGATCTCAGGGAAGAAGATCAAAATGAAGGTGAAGAAATCAAAGAAGGACAAGCAA AGAGACAAGAACCGTGCTGAGCTGTTGGAGTTTCTGAACTCGACTTGCTAA